A region from the Salvia splendens isolate huo1 chromosome 15, SspV2, whole genome shotgun sequence genome encodes:
- the LOC121767303 gene encoding transcription factor bHLH148-like, translated as MSSSLMSANPALNSGRSSTRRRNKKKIQSHAIAENLSSNDQHQNSPIEWKSDAQQQIYSSKLLQALRQVRNGDGSPAPKRVHEAADRALATTAKGRTRWSRAILTNRLKLKFMKKNNIVKRQRKVMTSISTGNSRSQRKSKVKILRLKSKSLPAFQRKVRVLSRLVPGCRKQPMPVVLEEATDYIAALEMQVRAMSALAELLSVSGSSSSH; from the exons ATGTCATCATCGCTCATGTCAGCGAATCCAGCACTAAATTCCGGCAGATCGTCGACGAGGAGACGGAACAAGAAGAAAATCCAAAGCCACGCTATAGCCGAAAATCTCAGCAGCAACGATCAGCACCAAAACTCACCAATCGAATGGAAATCCGACGCGCAGCAGCAAATCTACTCGTCGAAGCTTCTCCAAGCGCTGCGCCAAGTCCGGAACGGCGACGGCTCGCCGGCGCCGAAGCGCGTGCACGAAGCCGCCGACAGAGCCCTAGCCACCACGGCGAAGGGGCGAACGCGATGGAGCAGAGCGATCCTGACCAACCGGCTGAAGCTGAAGTTCATGAAAAAGAATAACATCGTGAAGCGGCAGAGAAAGGTGATGACGTCGATCTCCACCGGCAACAGCCGCTCCCAGAGGAAATCGAAGGTGAAGATTTTGCGGCTCAAATCCAAGTCTCTACCGGCTTTCCAGCGCAAGGTCCGCGTTCTAAGCCGGTTGGTCCCTGGTTGCCGGAAACAGCCTATGCCGGTCGTTTTGGAAGAAGCCACTGATTATATCGCCGCCCTTGAAATGCAG GTGAGAGCGATGAGTGCCTTAGCCGAGCTGCTCTCTGTTTCAGGCTCATCAAGTTCCCACTAA